From a region of the Salvelinus sp. IW2-2015 unplaced genomic scaffold, ASM291031v2 Un_scaffold1921, whole genome shotgun sequence genome:
- the LOC112072418 gene encoding sushi domain-containing protein 6, which produces MVVEGLQVALPSYEEAVYGSGGASLPPPPESRVQIVLSEGPQGAEGGAEGTSSRSQSHHHRDTEMCLPSTSSSSSSFPSSSRRAETVLVHQAPSSSSSSSWVTEHGGGACGGVAPLVTLARRRDSESSDQHSLLSVTSVDDFSDDIPLLKEA; this is translated from the exons ATGGTGGTGGAGGGGCTCCAGGTGGCCCTCCCCTCCTATGAGGAGGCAGTTTACGGTAGCGGAGGTGCCTCCCTCCCACCGCCTCCAGAGTCCCGGGTCCAGATCGTCCTGTCTGAGGGGCCCCAGGGGGCTGAGGGTGGAGCCGAGGGGACCAGCAGTAGGTCTCAGTCCCACCatcacagagatacagagatgtGCCTCCCCTCCacgtcctcctcttcttcctccttcccttcatcctcCCGTCGCGCAGAGACCGTACTAGTCCACCaggccccctcctcctcctcttcgtcatcGTGGGTTACGGAGCACGGAGGAGGTGCGTGTGGTGGAGTCGCACCCCTGGTCACGCTGGCCAGACGTAGAGACTCCGAGAGCAGCGACCAGCACAGCCTGCTTTCTGTCACCTCCGTAGACGACTTCTCTGATG ATATCCCCCTGTTAAAGGAAGCCTGA